From the Haladaptatus sp. DJG-WS-42 genome, the window TCGGGAGCGTTGCCGGTGCCGCCCTCGCGGGTGTCGCCTTGCTCACCTTCCTGCTTCGACGCCACGAGGTGTTGCCCCGGACGTGGGGTGCCCCACTCGCTGGACTCGCAAGCGGGGCTGTCGTCTGCGCCGCCATCTACACGCTCCTCGCCCCAACGCTTTCTGACGCAGCAAGCGGCGCGCTCGGCGGTGGCCTCCCCGTCGCCGCGTTTGCCGGGCTGTTCGCGCTCGGCGCGGCGGTTGCAGACGGTGCGGACATCTCCGCAAAACGCATCTCACGGATGGTCCGCGACGTAGCGATTGCGTCTGCGGTTGGCCTCGTGAGCTTCCTCGTCGGAATGGCCCTCTCTATCATCCCCACCTCAATTGTCGCGGACGTTGGCTTCGCCGTCCAGTTCGGCGTGTTCACGACATTCTTCGGACTCGGACTCGCCCTCTCTGCGATTGCGTATCTGAAACTCCGCGAGATTGGCCTCGACTACATCGACATCCGGATGCCGAGCAAACGTGACCTCGCCTACGCCGTTGGCGGCGTGGTCGTGCTCTACGGCGCGGCCATCGCCATCAGCATCGTGCTCCAGTCGCTCGGGCTCTCGGGCGCAGAGAGCAGTATCGAGCAACAGGCACGCGAGGGCAATCCGACGCTGTTGCTCGTGCTCATCCCGCTGTCGTGGCTCGTTATCGGCCCGGGCGAAGAGCTCGTGTTCCGTAACATCGTCCAGAAATCGCTGTACGACAGCTTCTCTGAGCGCGCTGCCGTGGTCGTCGCAAGCTGTATCTTCGCACTCATCCACATCCCACAGTACTATAGCGCGACGAACCCGGCTTCGACGTTCACGACGCTCGTCGTCATTTTCATCCTCTCGCTCCTGCTCGGTGAGACCTACCGCCGAACCGGAAACCTCGTCGTCCCTATCCTGATTCACGGAACATTCAACGCCGTCCAATTCTTCCAGCTCTACGTCCAACTCGCTGGCAGCCCGGTCTGACGGTTGTCTGACGGAAATTTATATGTCAAAGTGTGGTACAGACCCACATGCGCCACTACTCGCTCGTCTGTGAAGACCACCTTGCAGAGCAGGTGACTCAGCTGGCGCAAGAGTACGGACTCACGGAAGAAGAGGTGCTCAGGCAGTTGATTTCTGCCGGACTTTCCTCGCTCGATTAGGCGCTACTCGGGTTCTTGCGGGTGAGTCCCGTCCCACAGATCGGACAGCGGTCTTTGTTTTCGTCGAAGACGCGGCCACAGCCCTGACATTGGAACTTCCAGTTGCGCTGTTCTGCAATACCGTCTTGGGCGATGACCTCGACGGTGACTTCGAGGCGCTCTGCGACGTTCTGCATCGCGTAGTCGTCGGTGACGAGAATGCCTTCGAGTTCGTAGGCCGCCGCAATCAGCCGGATGTCGGTGGCAGAGAGCTCGGCTAAGTCGCCCGACTTGCGCGCGGCGCGTTGGACGGTTTCGACGGACTGCTCGTCGGGGATGTGGATGTACATCCCAGCGCCTTCCATCGCGTCGAAGCGAAAGGCGTGTTCGGCTTCGAGTTCCTCGCGGACGAGCGGGATAGAGGCCTTCTTCGCTTGCGTATGATACTCGTGGATAAAAGCGGACGTGTCGAGAACGTGCATTTAACGACGGATAACGATGTGGTCTTTCACTGCTTGGACGCGGTTTACGGGCACTTTGAACCGCCCGCTGTCGTTGACGCTGAAATCAACGTTGCGCGTATTGGTCTGTTCTGTTGGTTCGACGATGAGTTCGTGGAGCGACCCCGTCTTGAGGTCCATCGTGATGTTGTAGAGCATCCCGATTTCAGCCCCGTCTGAGCCCATCACGGCCTTCCCCGACAGATT encodes:
- a CDS encoding type II CAAX endopeptidase family protein; the encoded protein is MSQSPAASVGVALAGVALAAAFLPWMGAGTSVAGLTIGSVAGAALAGVALLTFLLRRHEVLPRTWGAPLAGLASGAVVCAAIYTLLAPTLSDAASGALGGGLPVAAFAGLFALGAAVADGADISAKRISRMVRDVAIASAVGLVSFLVGMALSIIPTSIVADVGFAVQFGVFTTFFGLGLALSAIAYLKLREIGLDYIDIRMPSKRDLAYAVGGVVVLYGAAIAISIVLQSLGLSGAESSIEQQAREGNPTLLLVLIPLSWLVIGPGEELVFRNIVQKSLYDSFSERAAVVVASCIFALIHIPQYYSATNPASTFTTLVVIFILSLLLGETYRRTGNLVVPILIHGTFNAVQFFQLYVQLAGSPV
- a CDS encoding CopG family transcriptional regulator — translated: MVQTHMRHYSLVCEDHLAEQVTQLAQEYGLTEEEVLRQLISAGLSSLD
- a CDS encoding NOB1 family endonuclease; protein product: MHVLDTSAFIHEYHTQAKKASIPLVREELEAEHAFRFDAMEGAGMYIHIPDEQSVETVQRAARKSGDLAELSATDIRLIAAAYELEGILVTDDYAMQNVAERLEVTVEVIAQDGIAEQRNWKFQCQGCGRVFDENKDRCPICGTGLTRKNPSSA
- a CDS encoding PRC-barrel domain-containing protein, which codes for MPEILAENLSGKAVMGSDGAEIGMLYNITMDLKTGSLHELIVEPTEQTNTRNVDFSVNDSGRFKVPVNRVQAVKDHIVIRR